GGTGGTTGTTTTTGGTAGACTTCTGTTCCTACCCAAATAAGGGCAATAAAAGAGAGTATGACTACGCTTGAAAATGCAATCCAAACTTTTTTCATGTTATATGTGTTTACTTTTATATTAACCTACGTTTTGTACACGTTGTACAGTATCTGCTATAGAAAGAGATAACCTAATAATACTATTTTCTAGCCCTTTTAAATCGTGAGGAACATTAGCGTCTAACGCTATTAGTGCTCCTTTTGTTAAGTGTTGTTTTTCACCGTTTACACCAAACTCTATGGCACCATCAAAAACCTCAACAATTATTGGAAATGGTGCTTTATGTTCTTTCATAGTTTGCCCTTTTTCTAAGGCAATTCTTATTTCTTTAGTGGTTTCTGTTTTTAGTATTAGTGTAATTGCTGGTTTGTTTGATGTAAAAACCAAGTCGTCTGTTAATGATGCTTTTTTCATGTGGTTGTTATTTGTTTATTATCTAATTGTGTGAATGCGGAGTTTTTTAATACCATAAATAATTAAGCCTGTTACTTTTATTAATTCTAAAATAACATACCACAGATGCAGTTTGCTTGGTGGTACTTTTACCTGATTAATAATTAAACTTGCTCTAGCGTCTAAGGCTGGTAATACCCAAACGGTTTGAATAACAAGTACTACTAACGCTATTATTAAAAACGGTAACGCCTTAAAACGTTGTGGGTGTTTACTGCTAAAAATTAAGAGTAGTATTACAATGGCACAGGTAATCTCTACGCTATTAAGTGCTTTAAACACTAATTGCCCAATGCCTAAGCCTAACGCTGTGGTAATATTAGGTGCTTGAAATTTTAACCACGCTTCCATAAAGCTTATTGCGCCTACAAAACCCACCCATATAAAAGTTAAAGCGATACTGTAAATGATTTGTTTTTTCATAATCGACTAAAAGACCTTTTTATCCTATTTGTAATTAATTTTTTTTTAACGTTTTAAAATAAAAGCTCCCAAACTAAGATCATCGACTAAAGCTTTTAGCGATGTACTTTCTAGCATCGCTTTTAAACTATCTCTAATCTCAATAAATTTAAAGTGTAAAGGACACGGTGAGTTTGCATCACATTGTTTTAAACCTAAACCGCAGCCATTATATATAGCATCGCCATCTAGTAAACTTACAATTTCGCTAAGCTTAGTGTCCATTTTATTATCCTCTATAAAAAAACCACCGTAGCGACCTTTTATAGAGGTTAATATATGTGCTTTTGTTAATTGTTGTAGAATCTTGGCTGTAAATGCCGAAGGCGAATTAATCTCTTCCGAAATAGTGATTAAACCCGCCTTCTCTCCTTTTGAGCTCTGTTGAGCCACAAAAATTACAGCGCGTAAACCATATTCGCAAGATTTTGAAAACATCTATTTCTTTATTTATACGGCAAATATAATGTTATATTTAATAGCGGACAAATTTATCCTTTATAATTTATTAATGACCTTTTTCTTATAAAACACGAGATTAATACTGCTTAAAAGGCACTATTATAAATCATCGTCGTCGTCATCGTAACCAGGTAACTCCAATGCTTTAACAGACTGTATTGCATTTCCGGCAATCCCTTTGATAGAGCCATACATATCTATTGTATTGGTTACCACCTTTTCTATTTGCTTCTCTCTTTGTTTCCAAATACGTTGCATCGATCGTTTTTCGCTCTCTAAATCACTCTTCATTTGCGTAAATCCTTCTACAATCGCTTCAATTTGCATTCTAAACGTATTACTCGTTAAGTAATCGTATAACAAATCCATTTTATCCCCTTTATTCTCTTGTGTGATTATAGCGTTATTAACCTGTAAGATTCCTTCTCTTAATACCGCACACAAGCCTTTAAACTCGTCGTAGTTACAAATCCAAATCCCATCCTTTAAACCCATACGGTCCATGTCTGATGGCATTACCTCGGTTACTAACACACCAATATTAGCACCTTTATCTCTAATGTCTGCTTTAAATTTTTCTATCCAGCTAGGCTGAAAATCTTTAGTACGTTTACTCTCGTAATAGATAGTACCACAGTTTTGCTCGGTTCTAGAATGTACAATCTGCAAACAGTCTCCACCTCTAGCGCCTTTTTTAATTTCTTCAATAGTATCTAACGGAAACTGAGCTGCCAACCACTCTTCTATTGCTAATTCTTGAACTTCACCTTGCAACTGCATCGAGCCTTGCTCTTGCTTACGCTTCATCTCCTCGGTAAGCTTCTTCTGGTCTTCTAATTGCTTTTGCATTTCTTTAAAACGCAATTCGTTTTTGTCTTCCTCAGATTTTTTTATTTTTTCCTTTTCGGAAATCAAAATCTCATTAAGCTTTTTCTGAGCTTCTGCCTCAGCAGCTTCTTTAAGTTCGCTTTTTTCTCTTTTAAGCTTTTCAATTTCGGCTTTAGAGCGGTTTAACTCCTTGACTTGTTCAGACTTTTCATTTAATTCCTTCTGTAACGCATCAAATTGTTCCGACTGTTCTTCCTTTAACTTAAGCTTAAGTTTGGCTTCTATTTCCTTTTTATCTTCTTTAAGCTGATTCTCTAAACGTTCTTGGAATAACACGTTCTCACGCTTCTTCTTTTGTTCAAAATCATGTTGCGCTTGCTTTAGCTTTTCTTGCTGACCTTCGTATCGTTTTTTCTCCGCAGCAATTTGCGACTGATACTTTTGTTTTATTTCCTCTTCTAATTGATGCGATAAAATATCTTGAACATCTATGGAAGTCCCACAATTAGGACATTTTATTTGATTTTCGTTTTTCATTTTAATAATATACTTATAGAAGTAATAAAGTTATTTTATGATAATGATGATTTACTCTTCATCTTCTTTAGTCGCTAAGTTAATTTTTTTTGGCAATTTAAATAAAGGTGTACTTGAATTTGGTTTGATTATAGGCTCTTTAACTTTCAGAATAACTGGCATTGGAAAATCAATTCCCATTAAAATTGCTTCACCAGCACCAAGAACAGGTAAAAACGCTAATGTTTCTCTACTTGCTGTTGAACAAGCATTTGCAACAGCTTCTTTATCTTGGTAATTAATTAATCTATGTGTAATAAATGTTCCAATTTGACTTAATGTACCATTAGGTATGTCTCTTGGCATCTGTGTTGCAATACATAGAAATAAACCATATTTTCTACATTCTTTAGCAATTGAATTAAAAGCATTTAATTCTGACTCAAACCAATCATCTTTTACGTTTTTATTCAAGAATTGATGAGCTTCATCAACAAAAAACACAAGAGGATTCTCTTTAAATCTATCAGATCTTGCCTCAGTTAATAAATAATTACCAATCGCGTTTGCCAAAATTTCTCTAACTTGAAAATTAAAAGGAACTTTTTCAAAACCTATTCTTAGCATTGATGCTTTGTTTTCTGGTTGCAAAAAGTTAATAATAGCATCAATTAAGTCATTTTCTTCATCTATTTGAAAACCGAATATTTTCTTAAAGGAATCATTTTTTAATACATTATTTATGCGCATTAGTAAACTTGTACTATTACTTAAATTTCTATTATCAACTGCAATAGCCCAATTACTTCCGAAATTTTGATAACATTCATTTCTAATTTGTTTTGATAAATTATTAATATCAAATTCACTTTTTGAATTATCCTCTATCTCGTCTACATATTTATGATAGCACATATTAAATGGGCTTGTCAGATTTCCTTTCTTAACTATACATCCATTTTCTATCACTAAATCATTCACACCTTCTTTAGTTGTAATTTTAAATGTAGTTGTATTGTCTAATTCCTCAAAATTATATTGCTCTTTATCACGCATCAAACAGTGAACAATCTTTAAAGATTTTATAGCTTCTAATAAGATAGGTTGCTGTACTTGTCCTGCGGGACGGAATAATGCAAATAAATCACCAACTGTAAGTCTTGAATAAGGAAAATATGAGTCAATCGATAATACTAATGGCTTATCTGAATAATCTTCTTTATCATGATTACAGTATTCACCAGTTGCATCTATTATAATCGTTTTACTTTTATTAGAGACTATTCCTTCTAAAAGTTTACTTATCGTATAACTTTTTCCACCTCCTGTTGTACCAACAATAGCGCAATGTCTTCCGAAGATTGCCTGTTGTGAAAGCTCTACTAAAGTAGATTTATCATAGGTTAAATGTCCAAAGTCAATTGTTGGTGCATCTTGTTTATGCTCTTCTTTAACTCCAAATCCTTTAAAATAATTTTTAATAAATTCAGAAGAACAAATAAATACTTTAGCACCTATTACAGGTAATGAATTTAGTCCTTTATCTACTTTTGACGGATTGAATATCTCAAATGATAATAATATTTCAATCTTACCTGTAGGATGAAACTCTTTAGTATTAAAAGATTTTTCACTTAATTCTAATCGTTCTTTTTCTGGTAAATTTAATTCTAGAATTTTTCCTAAAAAACCAAACTGTTCTCCTTCAATTACAACGTAATTCCCAACTAACCCACCTTTTAATTGTTCACCATAAAAAGAGAACGATTTCATAAGTACTGAAGAAGGAAAATGAATCTTTACAAATTGAGGTGTAACTTGGTTTATATATCCTATAAAATGAGTGTGATTGAAAGGACTTATATTAGACATTAGAAGGCATGTTATTATTTATTATAATTTTTTTAGTATCCTCATGATTATAAGATTTTAAATCTGGATAATGTTCTGCAAAGTCAACAAATGTTTCATCTACTAAAGCTATATTATTATACTTTTTTGCTGCTTCAAAAAATGGATTAAAACTATCTGACCAATCATCAATCCCTTTGTTAACAACCATGAGTTGAAAACTTGGGTTTTGTTCTAAAGCTTCTATTATTGCAGATACTATATGTTTATCATTGAAACTAAAGCCAATACAGATTAGTAAAACATTATCATTTCTTAAACTTTGCTGAAAGCGTGACATCATTTCAAAATATGGTTGGTCGTATGAACTTTCATATTTACTATCTTTTGGATAGATCATTAAAGGGTCTTTTACACTATCTTTTTGATAAATATCATCACCTTTCCTTTCCCAATCAATTGAACCATGCGGTTTATACAAGTGGAAAACCTTATTTATAAAATTATCTTCCTCTTTAACTCTACTTGAGTTTCTTGAAACTATATCATAATCAAAGTTTCGTCCACTAAATGTTCTCGGAATAGAGAAAGAAAAACCATCTATAATAGTGTAATTACTTTTTCTAGCTGCCTGCTCAAATAAAGTATCATAATTTAAAGTAAAGACTTTTATTCGTGGAGCAGTAACTTTCCTCTTAGTTATCTTATCTAAAAAATATTTGTGAGGACTATTCTCAGGTAAAACTATTGTGCACTTATCCTTTATTACAGCTTCAATTATTGTAATAATTTCTTCAATATTTATTGGAGAACTACCATCTTTAGGCTCGTCTTTTATATAATTTTTTGCAATATTAGCTATTGACAATAGCTTCTCTAGATTTTTTACACGAGCACCATTTTTTTCAAGATCCTTATATTCAACTAAATCACAAAACCTGTCTAATGTAGCTTCAGTTAATTTTTCTTCAACATCCTCCCATAATTGAGATAATAATCTTCCTTTATTTGACTCTCCAATTCCTACAGAAGAACCAGCTCCTGTTAGTATAGATAAATTTTCAAATTGATTGTTTAAAAATTGTTCATACATATTACGCTTTGTCTTAATTGCATAAGCTAATTTATCAGGTTTCTTTTCATCTTTAAAGTCGTGTTCAGAACCGTTAATTAAAACATTTTCAATTTCGTCTGTTGTTCCAGTTTTAAGTTTAATAGCAACAGACTTTTTACCGTTTAGATATAGATATTTCATTAATAATGATGTATTTAATTGTTTACAAAGTCTTGTTAGTAAAGACCTAAAGCGAACTATTAATTGTAATTAGGGAGTTTCTAAATATACTAATTATTCAATTTTAAATTAATTTTAAAAACTTAAAATTTAAACATAGTTATTACAGCTTATATTTTCACAATCTACATCAATCTAAAACACATTCCTTACGGGAATCCTCATTCATTTAAAATTTCAAATTAAACCAAAAAAAAAAGACCAAGTATAAAACTTGATCTTTTCATCATTAATTAATATTCCCTCAAATATTATTTACTGTTATTTAGCATAATAGATTTAGAATTTACAAATTCTCTAATACCAAATCCACCGTGTTCACGTCCATAACCTGAGTCTTTCACACCTCCAAATGGCATGTTTGGGTGTGCTAATCCGTAGGAGTTAATGTTTATCATTCCGGTATCAAAATGGTTTTTGGCCAACTGGATTGCTTTGTCTTCGTCTTTACTAAATATGCCGCCACCTAATCCAAAACGACTGTCGTTAGCAATACGCATGGCATCGTCGTTATCTTTAGCTCTAATTAATGAGGCTACAGGTCCGAATAACTCTTCGCTATACGCTGGTTGTCCTGGTTTTACATCTCCCACTACTGTTGATGGGTAAAAATAGCCTGTAACGTCTGGTATTTTTCCACCACATAAAATGGTTGCTCCGTTTGCGACACTGTCTTCTACTTGTTGGTGAATCTTGTCTCGTAAATCTTTTCTGGCCATAGGTCCTAATTTAGAATCCTTGTCCATCGGGTCTCCATAAGTAATGTCTTGCATCCCTTTTACAAAGGCGTCTTTAAATTGGTCGTATACTTTATCTACGACAATAAAACGTTTGGCAGCCACACAGGTTTCTCCGTTATTATAGGTACGTCCTACAATACTGGTTTGTACTGCTAAATCCACATCCGCGTCGTCTAACACTAGGTACGCATCATTACTACCTAACTCCATGACTGTCTTTTTAATTACTTTTGCTGCCTTTTGTGCCACATATTGTCCTGCTTTTGAACTTCCTGTTAGGGTGATACCTCTTACTAAATCGTGTTCGATAATTTTATCTGATGTCTCATGGTCTATAATTAATACCGTGAATAAGTCTTTTGGTAAGCCTGCTTTTTCAAAGACTTCTTTTAATTTTAAAGCTGATCCTGTGACGTTTTTAGCATGTTTTAGTAACACACCGTTTCCTGCCATTAGATTAACGATGGCGTAACGCATGGCTTGGTACAATGGAAAATTCCATGGTTGAATACCGTATATAACACCTAATGGTGCTTGTTGGATGATTCCTTTTCCGCCATTTTCCATGGTACGGACCTCGTCTTGTAATTGTTTGATGCCTTCGGTTGCTGTATACTCGCAAATACCGACACATAATTCGATTTCGTCATGACTGTGTTTTACTAATTTACCCATTTCTTGGGTCATTAGCTTTGCATAGTCGTCTTTAGCATTGATTAACGCTTGTCCGATGGCTTTTATAACTTTAGCACGATCTTCTAATGGTTTTAATTTCCAATCTAAAAAGGCGTTGTGACAGGTTTCTACCGCTTTTATAGCTTGGTCCGCTGTCATGTATGTATACTGTTGAATTTCTTTTTCTGTTGTAGGATTAATAGTTGCAAATCCTTTATCTGTGGTAGTACTCATGTGTGTTTAGTTTTAAATATTGTGTATGCTCTGCCTGGTCCATTTTGGACAAGTACTGTAATTATTGAGCTTTTATAGTTTGCCTTGTAGTAGTAACTATTTTGGGATTAGCGACTAAAGGACTTTGTTAGGTTTTTGGTAAATGGTGTTGGATGGTATTGAGAGTTTTCCAACTGAATGTATAGATTGCTATGGTGCGTTGTCTATAATACTGAATCTGATAATGGCCTCCTTAGGTATTTGGTTTTGAGACGTATTGAGCGGGTATTCCAAACTGTTCTGTTTCATTTTCTTTTCTGTTTTTGTATACCTTAAAGATACGGAATATCTCTATTTTTATTGGTGCCTTTAAGACTACTTTATGATGGGTTTAGCGTAATTATAACAATAGATTAGCGCCTTTTTACTAATTACTATAATTCTGAATGCTGTTTGACAAACCTATTGGAATATTGCCTTGTAAAATGCGCTCCAAATAATAAAATAAGACTGGAATAGGATACCCAAAGCATGATTAAAATTATAGATCCTGCTGCGCCATAAGTTGACCCTGGTTGCATTGTACTAAAATAAATAGCTAGTAAATATTTACCTAATAGAAATAAGACGGTGGTTAATAACGCACCAACTCTAACCGATTGCCAAGGTATGGTTGCTGATGGCAAAAATTTGAACATGGCAGCAAAAAGCACGTAAATAAATCCAATCGAGACTAAAAAGTCAAAGACATACAAGTATTCAAAAAGATTATCAGGAAGAATACGTTGTAGACTTTTACCAAAGGTGCTTAATACTGAAGTTAATACAAAACTAGTTAGCAATAAGAATCCGATGATTAATATAAAACTAAAGCTTTTTAATCGACTTATAATAACAGCTATAATACCATTTTCTGGCACTTCTTCTTGTTCCCAAATTTTATCTAACGACGATTGTACTTGAAAGAACACTCCTGTAGATCCATATAACAGGGTGGCAATACCAACGCCGGTAGCAAATACAGATGTGGCTTCATTACCTTGCCCTACAATCATTAATCTAATCGACTCCGCTGTATCCGGTCCCAGTGCTTCTGTGATCTGCCCTAGTAATTCGCCTTGAACAATCTCACGTCCCCAAAACGCACCAACGACATTTAAAATAATGATCATTAATGCAGGTAGCGACAAAATAGCATAATAAGCTACAATGGCGCTACGTTCAAAAGGTTCTCCTGCATACCAAGCACGTGCTGTACTAGCCACTAGTTTAGGAAAATGAACCAATTTAAATGTTGTGCTTTTGTTCATATTATTTATCCCAAACTTATTCTTGACTAGTGTTATGACGTGTTATACTCGGTTTTAATCTGTTTTTATAGCATTACGCTTCTCCTCTTGCAGGATAATCCGCTTTTAAGATATAATCAATACCACCTAAGACATCGTTAAAACTAGGGCGTCCAAATGGCATGGATTGGATAGATTCCCAATACACCGTTTGATCTGGTGTGATTAAAAACAATCCAGGTTCTGTAAATAATTCTGGTTCTTCTTTTATACCTGTAGAGATGAATAATCCCCATGCTCTAGCGTCTTCAATAGAAAACCCATACCCTAATGGTATGTTTGGAATATCCCATGCTTTATGTGTTGCTTTTGCCACGTCTTCTGTATCTGCACTGATAGCAATGACATTTACACCGCGGTCTGTAAATTTATCTAGTTTACGTTCTAAATCTTCTAACTGAGACTTACAAACAGGACAGTGTTTTCCTCTATAAAATAACACTAATGTGAAGTGTTCTGGCGACTGTTCGCTTAGCTTCCACGTCGTATCATTTACTAATTGGATTTCTAATTCTGGTGCTTTTTCTCTTGGTTTAATCATTTTTATATGTTTTTGATAATATACTAGTTACAACTATTAAGTTAAACTTTTACATTATATATTTATATTCTACTGATTACAAAGATAAGAACAAACAACACCTCTTGCATTATACAATTACCGATGACTGTTACATGATTTACACCTTTGGGTAGAAACAAAAAAAGGGCTGCTAAAATAGCACCCCTTTTCTTCATTTATATTGTGTCCTTCTAAATGGTATGGATACGTACTTTTTTCTTTTTTAAACGGGTATTATTCGTTTTAGCAATAATACTTTCAGCTTTAGCTTTAGGTACCGCAACAAACGCACAATCCTGTTTTAACTCGATAATACCAATTTCTGATTTTTCAAGATGACATTGTTTAAACAACACACCTGCAACATCACCTTTAGAGATTTTATCTTTTCGTCCTCCAGAAATAAATAACGTCACCCACTCTGTTCCTAACGTTTTAACGGTTCCTTTTGGAGTCACAGTGTCATCAAACTTAATAAAGTCCGGTAGACGCTCTCCTTCCCATTGTATAACGTAAGAGGTTCCTTCGGCATTCATACGCGCAGTACGCCCATTACGGTGCGTAAACTCTTCTGCCTTTAACGGGAGTTGGTAATGGATAATATAATTTAACTCCGGAATATCTAAACCACGCGCCGCTAAATCTGTCGCGATAATAATTTGATGGGTTCCGTTTCTAAACTTTATTAAAGCACGCTCTCTATCTATTTGCTCCATCCCACCTTGAAAACACCCATGCGGAATGTCGTTTTTATCTAAAAAGTCGCTTACAAACTGAATGGTGTCTTTATAATTACAAAAGATAATCCCTGGCTTGTTCCCTATATCATGTAATAAATCGACTAAGGTCTGTAGTTTATTTTTATCTGGAGAGATCACCTGCTTGATTGCTAGATTAGTGACTTCTGTATCTGAATAATCAATAACCAATTCGTTTTCTAAACCTACAAAACGCGGAATCTCCATGTCTTGCGTTGCTGAGGTTAGAATACGTTTTTTGATGTGCGGTAGGTTATTGATAATCTCGCTCATTTCCTTTTCGAACCCCACTTCTAGAGATTTATCAAATTCGTCTAAAACCAACGTATTGATATCATCCACTAAAAACGTTTCACGTCTTAAGTGATCCGCCACACGACCTGGTGTCCCTACTAGGATGGCTGGCGTGTGCGCTAATTCTATTTTATCTTTACTAAAATGGCGTCCTCCATATACGGCATTAGCTTTAAAACCAGTCCCCATAGTACGGATGACCTGTTCTATCTGAATAGCTAACTCACGAGACGGTACTAAAATTAGTAATTGTACATTTTTGCAGTTAGTATCTAGCGCTGCAATAGTTGGCAATAAAAAAGCCAACGTTTTTCCTGTTCCCGTAGGTGACAGCAATACCGTGTTTTCTGCATTTGTAATAGACAACAACGCTTCCTCCTGCATTGGATTAAGCGTTTTGATATTTAGTTTATCTAAAATATCCTGCTGTACTTTTATATAACTACTCATTATTTATTTCTTCTTTTTTTTCTTAACCACCTCTTGCTTGTCTACAATAGTATTGTTTTCGGCAATGTAATTGGATAAGATTTTATCTACTAATTCTTCTTTTGTTAAATGATGAAAAATAGTTTTTACTTTCGCTTTAAAATCTTCTGGAATCGCTTTGTTTGGCTTGGTTTTAAAAATCTTTCTTGCCCAAAGTAATCCGTTATTTTCCTCAATACTTTTAGCGTCTGCTTTTTGGTATTGTTTGAATGTAATCCCTAATTCGTCTTCAAACTCTGGAATCTCTTGTACTTCGTCTTCCTGAATCACACTTAATGCTAATCCATTGGCTCCCGCTCTAGCTGTACGTCCACTTCTATGCACATACGCATCATACGTATCTGGTAAATGATAGTTAACAACAAACGCTAAGTCTTTAACATCAATACCACGCGCTGCTAAATCTGTAGCGACTAATATATTAATATGCCCCTCTCTAAACTGTCCCATAATACGATCACGAATCCCTTGAGATAAACTACCGTGAATGGCACCAGATGAGAATTTATTTATCGCTAAGTTTTTAGCTAACTTATTAACGGCTGCCTTAGTCTTACAAAACACAATACCACGTTGCCCCTCATGCGTGTTTAAAAAATGCATTAATATATTTAATTTCTCGATAGGCTCCACAACCACATATTGGTGATCGATCCCTTGGTGACCAATTGTTTCCATATCAGCTTCAATAGTCACGACTTTTTTAGCCAAACTATTTTGTACCAATTGCTTGATTGTACCAGGCATGGTTGCTGTAAACAATAATGTTCTTCTTGTTTTTGGTAATGCTTTTATAATAGCATCTACACCTTCCTTGTGCGCGCTAACCATCTCATCCGCTTCATCTAAGACAAAATACGTGATTTCTTTAACGTTTATCGCGTTACGCTCTATCAAATCGGCTAAACGTCCTGGAGTCGCCACAACGATATGTGTGGTGTTTTTAAGGGTTTCTATTTGTGGTTTTATTGGAATACCTCCAAAGACACCCGCAATAGTGACGCCCAAACTAGTGGCGTTAAAGGCTTTTAAGTTTTTAAATATTTGTTGCCCTAATTCTCTTGTTGGTGCTAATATAACCGCTTGGATATTGTTTTTAGTAACGTCTATTAACTGTAATAAAGGCAATCCAAAAGCAGCTGTTTTTCCGGTTCCTGTTTTTGCAATAGCAACAACATCGTCTGTATTATTAAGTATTACAGGGATGGCTTTAGATTGTATATCTGTTGGCGTTGTGATTTGTAAATCCGCCAAAGCACTCTGCAATGCTGTATTAATACCTAAACTAGAAAACTGTTGTGACATAAATTATAATTTTATGCAAAGATAGTAGAGTTTTATTGGTTTAGCAGATTTAAATGTTGGGATTTAAAACACTCTGTTTAACAGTAATGGCTAATATTATATTTAAAAACAAAAAAAAAGAGGATAATTATAAAATTACCCCCTTTCCATTATTAAAAATCAACCAAAATTTCAATAATTTAATCCATATCTATAATTCCTACAACTTCGTAAGCTCTTGCTCCATTGACTTGTGTTTTTTCGTATAACACATTTGCATATTCATAATAAGTCTCATCATTGATAACCACTTTTTCATAATCGTCTGGTAACTCATATACAAGCGTTCCTACTTCTGGTTCAACAACCTCATATTCATTATTTACTTGCACATAAAAAATACCATAAGCGTTATAGTAATTATGATTATTATAACGAATTCTTTTAGAATTTGTAGGT
This portion of the Olleya sp. Bg11-27 genome encodes:
- a CDS encoding DEAD/DEAH box helicase, which gives rise to MSSYIKVQQDILDKLNIKTLNPMQEEALLSITNAENTVLLSPTGTGKTLAFLLPTIAALDTNCKNVQLLILVPSRELAIQIEQVIRTMGTGFKANAVYGGRHFSKDKIELAHTPAILVGTPGRVADHLRRETFLVDDINTLVLDEFDKSLEVGFEKEMSEIINNLPHIKKRILTSATQDMEIPRFVGLENELVIDYSDTEVTNLAIKQVISPDKNKLQTLVDLLHDIGNKPGIIFCNYKDTIQFVSDFLDKNDIPHGCFQGGMEQIDRERALIKFRNGTHQIIIATDLAARGLDIPELNYIIHYQLPLKAEEFTHRNGRTARMNAEGTSYVIQWEGERLPDFIKFDDTVTPKGTVKTLGTEWVTLFISGGRKDKISKGDVAGVLFKQCHLEKSEIGIIELKQDCAFVAVPKAKAESIIAKTNNTRLKKKKVRIHTI
- a CDS encoding DEAD/DEAH box helicase, with the translated sequence MSQQFSSLGINTALQSALADLQITTPTDIQSKAIPVILNNTDDVVAIAKTGTGKTAAFGLPLLQLIDVTKNNIQAVILAPTRELGQQIFKNLKAFNATSLGVTIAGVFGGIPIKPQIETLKNTTHIVVATPGRLADLIERNAINVKEITYFVLDEADEMVSAHKEGVDAIIKALPKTRRTLLFTATMPGTIKQLVQNSLAKKVVTIEADMETIGHQGIDHQYVVVEPIEKLNILMHFLNTHEGQRGIVFCKTKAAVNKLAKNLAINKFSSGAIHGSLSQGIRDRIMGQFREGHINILVATDLAARGIDVKDLAFVVNYHLPDTYDAYVHRSGRTARAGANGLALSVIQEDEVQEIPEFEDELGITFKQYQKADAKSIEENNGLLWARKIFKTKPNKAIPEDFKAKVKTIFHHLTKEELVDKILSNYIAENNTIVDKQEVVKKKKKK